In the genome of Coraliomargarita algicola, one region contains:
- a CDS encoding CHASE2 domain-containing protein, which translates to MKISKQLLMSLGLIALSVTIWLLLMLSGVLNGLEQETLRWRYLARGELESTAPIVYVDLDAETVSYMGDRPWDRREFGVLLYALLGPGAAQAVSVDIIFSKFGGGSLLDWDRAREGDAYLGRAVKAYADRVVLAAAYTGAIQALTEEASELPLIRNGVYDPELSPFPEAPTYPIIDFELGRLGLANVDEALSGGVVPYYVPGFVELNSPRYSFHLMDGVLRDKAHFMNEPYIDVVGDVVVLTDLDGFEVKHYPKQHEMTIFTLGLETFLIAHGLNEDAVEISAEALTIRRDGEIFRRIPLVEQQSIEVNWFEGWEISGGQNHVSMQTVLRKADALSDAAAAGEAAQVAELEAWFARFQGKVVFVGPVDPQLKDISPTPFNREPVPKVGLHANLYHTIQNEAYITRAGHVSCVAIVCMLTLSVSLLAYNSGARRMFSLLLLLAYGGGVFVAFALFNWILPLLVPIGSSLTAIVSVVLLKLGSEEWQRRRIKALFGAYVAPKLVDEMVESKRDPQLGGTDTEITALFSDVEGFSALSEELSPHQLVSLMNEYLGAMTEVFQLQSGTLDKYIGDAIVTMFGMPVPVKDHASRACVSAVQMQECHAALRVKWAESGQWPESVLSMRTRIGVNTGRAVIGNMGSEMRFNYTMMGDSVNLAARCESGAKIYGVYTMVTETTLKAALVEGTALNYRKLDRVVVKGRRQPVEMYELWEDSVVTAQSAACKATYEAALLDYFKGDWEAALKGFEASELDEPFRNFAPTTPSTLLAARCREFLRSGGPANWDGAYVMTSK; encoded by the coding sequence GTGAAGATTTCAAAGCAGTTACTGATGTCTCTGGGGCTGATCGCGCTCTCGGTGACAATATGGCTGCTGTTAATGCTTTCTGGCGTCTTGAATGGGCTTGAGCAGGAGACACTACGTTGGCGCTATCTGGCCCGTGGAGAGCTGGAGTCGACTGCTCCGATCGTCTATGTCGATTTAGATGCGGAGACTGTTTCTTATATGGGCGATCGGCCCTGGGATCGGCGCGAGTTTGGGGTTTTGCTCTATGCCTTGTTGGGGCCGGGAGCTGCCCAGGCCGTCAGCGTAGATATTATATTTTCGAAGTTTGGCGGTGGCTCTTTGCTTGATTGGGATCGAGCGCGTGAGGGGGACGCCTACCTTGGGAGGGCTGTCAAAGCATATGCCGACCGGGTCGTGCTGGCCGCCGCTTACACGGGGGCGATACAAGCGTTGACGGAGGAAGCCTCGGAACTGCCTTTGATTCGTAATGGGGTTTACGATCCAGAGCTTTCGCCTTTTCCCGAAGCACCTACGTATCCGATTATAGATTTTGAGCTGGGGCGTTTGGGCTTGGCCAATGTCGATGAAGCTTTGAGTGGTGGCGTGGTGCCTTACTATGTGCCAGGCTTTGTCGAATTAAATAGTCCACGCTATAGCTTCCATTTGATGGACGGAGTGCTGCGGGATAAGGCGCATTTCATGAACGAGCCCTATATCGATGTCGTGGGGGATGTTGTGGTGCTGACGGATTTGGATGGATTTGAGGTTAAACATTATCCTAAGCAGCATGAGATGACGATTTTTACGCTGGGCTTAGAGACCTTTCTGATTGCCCATGGATTAAATGAAGACGCAGTTGAGATCAGCGCAGAGGCGCTAACGATTCGTCGAGACGGTGAGATTTTTAGACGGATTCCGCTAGTTGAGCAGCAGTCGATTGAAGTGAACTGGTTTGAGGGCTGGGAGATCTCCGGGGGGCAGAATCATGTGAGTATGCAGACAGTCTTACGCAAGGCCGACGCACTGTCGGATGCTGCAGCCGCAGGGGAGGCTGCGCAAGTGGCGGAGTTGGAGGCTTGGTTCGCGCGTTTTCAGGGCAAAGTCGTTTTTGTCGGCCCGGTGGACCCGCAGCTTAAAGATATTTCGCCCACGCCATTTAATCGCGAGCCAGTGCCCAAGGTCGGGCTGCATGCCAATCTTTACCATACCATCCAGAATGAAGCTTATATCACGCGAGCGGGGCATGTCAGTTGTGTGGCGATCGTCTGTATGCTCACTCTCTCGGTGTCCTTATTGGCATATAACAGTGGTGCGCGGCGCATGTTTTCGTTGTTGCTATTGCTCGCATACGGGGGAGGGGTATTTGTCGCCTTTGCACTGTTTAATTGGATATTGCCCTTACTGGTGCCTATTGGCTCGTCCTTGACCGCGATTGTGTCTGTGGTCTTGCTCAAGCTCGGTTCTGAAGAGTGGCAACGTCGTCGTATCAAAGCGCTTTTTGGGGCGTATGTGGCCCCGAAGTTGGTCGATGAAATGGTGGAATCGAAGCGTGACCCACAGTTGGGCGGCACCGATACCGAGATCACCGCGTTGTTTTCGGATGTGGAAGGTTTTTCCGCGTTGTCTGAGGAATTGAGCCCGCACCAATTGGTTTCTTTGATGAATGAATACCTCGGCGCCATGACAGAAGTCTTCCAGTTGCAATCGGGCACTTTGGATAAATATATTGGCGATGCAATCGTCACAATGTTTGGCATGCCAGTGCCAGTGAAGGATCATGCTTCGCGGGCCTGCGTTTCGGCTGTGCAGATGCAGGAATGTCACGCTGCCTTACGTGTGAAGTGGGCTGAGTCGGGGCAATGGCCTGAGAGCGTGTTGAGTATGCGCACGCGTATCGGTGTCAATACCGGCCGTGCCGTGATTGGAAACATGGGGAGCGAGATGCGCTTTAATTACACCATGATGGGGGATTCGGTTAATTTAGCCGCGCGATGCGAAAGTGGGGCGAAGATTTACGGTGTGTATACCATGGTTACGGAGACGACATTGAAGGCCGCGCTGGTGGAGGGCACCGCCTTGAATTATCGTAAGCTGGATCGGGTGGTCGTGAAGGGACGTCGTCAGCCTGTTGAAATGTATGAACTTTGGGAGGACTCGGTCGTTACTGCGCAGAGCGCTGCCTGTAAAGCGACCTACGAGGCGGCTTTGCTAGATTACTTTAAGGGGGACTGGGAGGCTGCGCTTAAAGGTTTTGAGGCATCGGAGCTCGATGAGCCCTTTCGCAACTTTGCGCCGACGACGCCCTCAACACTGCTTGCGGCACGTTGCCGAGAGTTTTTGAGGTCCGGTGGCCCGGCAAACTGGGACGGGGCCTACGTGATGACCTCGAAGTAG
- a CDS encoding tetratricopeptide repeat protein: MLDRVIERYEDAVVADSENVDAWIGLSAAVCQLYFRSPAEFEKIAERAVRCAERGVEMSPDYWKSWAQLGVARAFYGEAQLAESALLKALEFAPNNSNAHYYYAAYLSSMNTRRDEALATVQRALEINPNNAAARRLQQKLLIL; the protein is encoded by the coding sequence TTGCTAGATCGGGTGATTGAGCGCTATGAGGACGCCGTAGTCGCGGACTCGGAGAATGTCGACGCTTGGATCGGATTGAGTGCGGCGGTGTGCCAATTGTATTTTAGGAGCCCCGCAGAGTTTGAAAAGATAGCTGAGCGCGCGGTGCGATGTGCAGAGCGCGGCGTTGAGATGAGCCCTGATTATTGGAAGAGCTGGGCTCAACTTGGAGTCGCGCGAGCTTTTTATGGTGAAGCCCAACTGGCTGAATCTGCCTTATTAAAGGCGCTTGAGTTCGCGCCGAACAATAGTAATGCTCATTATTATTATGCGGCTTATTTGAGCTCCATGAATACGCGACGCGATGAGGCCTTGGCCACGGTACAGCGTGCATTGGAAATCAATCCTAATAATGCGGCGGCACGTCGCTTACAGCAGAAACTTCTCATTCTATAA
- a CDS encoding O-antigen ligase family protein translates to MATIIDKNGNIAFFGRVSWGNFVDWLVTLCLGLIFFLTTVSLGGVRPDTHLALLPLYVVLLFLHGLWLAVDRESPKRLSQYPFWLVPGLLWMLASILWFSPVPWRGWYEMIYALEAFIILWVIANNVRTRAHLWLLILMSLSPATIAVFNGFYQFFQRPDRIVSAMTDYGLELNEVFLGRATGVFADPNSFAVFLLLLLPLLLIVAAVRRLPRILRLLSFYIALMFLAGVAFTQSLWAAILSFVILAIVPWFCFRSIKRRFLFSVIGIFTASVIFTLLLLNHPVFKEELDGVISGDGEGVRLVLWRESLALFRESPVVGIGAGGFGAAFEQSPRVALAESPLSPHNDYLLVLSQLGIVGALLFGLPCLYVFFQAWRRWRNEPFAVKLRGAEGTIMPPQRFFLSLGLSVSLAFALCMGASFVFYVPALTLYGVLAFAILLKSSFNRRLTLPEHWLHRICYLLLATCAGGLFTYWARLNLSRRLWNCVRVSSWSMLWICGCMCRGILFC, encoded by the coding sequence ATGGCCACTATTATTGATAAAAACGGTAACATCGCATTTTTCGGACGTGTGAGTTGGGGGAATTTTGTCGACTGGCTTGTTACGCTGTGTCTGGGGCTGATCTTCTTTTTGACCACCGTTTCACTTGGAGGGGTGCGTCCAGATACACATTTGGCGCTGCTGCCTTTGTATGTTGTGCTACTGTTTCTGCATGGTTTGTGGCTTGCGGTGGATCGGGAGTCGCCGAAGCGTTTGAGTCAGTATCCGTTCTGGTTGGTTCCTGGATTACTCTGGATGCTGGCCAGTATTTTGTGGTTCTCGCCGGTGCCGTGGCGTGGTTGGTATGAGATGATCTATGCCCTGGAGGCCTTTATTATCTTGTGGGTAATTGCTAATAATGTGCGTACTCGCGCACACTTGTGGCTTTTGATTCTTATGAGCCTGTCACCTGCAACGATTGCAGTTTTTAACGGCTTCTATCAATTCTTCCAACGTCCTGATCGGATTGTGAGTGCCATGACTGATTACGGTTTGGAGCTCAACGAAGTCTTTTTGGGACGTGCGACAGGAGTTTTTGCAGACCCCAATTCGTTTGCAGTTTTTTTGCTTTTGCTGTTGCCCTTGCTGTTGATTGTCGCGGCTGTCAGGCGTTTGCCCAGGATTTTGCGCTTATTGTCTTTCTATATTGCGTTGATGTTTCTGGCCGGAGTTGCGTTTACACAATCGCTTTGGGCAGCCATTTTGTCGTTTGTGATTTTAGCCATCGTGCCGTGGTTTTGTTTTCGTAGTATCAAGCGACGCTTTCTGTTTTCCGTGATCGGCATCTTTACGGCCTCGGTTATTTTTACCCTGCTGCTGCTTAACCATCCGGTCTTCAAGGAGGAATTGGATGGGGTGATCTCGGGCGACGGAGAAGGCGTACGCTTAGTTCTCTGGCGAGAGTCGCTGGCTTTGTTTCGAGAGAGTCCAGTTGTTGGAATTGGGGCGGGCGGATTTGGTGCAGCTTTTGAGCAAAGCCCTCGGGTGGCGCTGGCAGAGTCGCCGCTTAGCCCGCACAATGATTATCTTTTGGTCTTGAGCCAATTAGGTATTGTGGGGGCGCTCTTGTTTGGCCTGCCCTGCCTATATGTGTTTTTTCAGGCTTGGAGACGTTGGCGCAATGAGCCCTTTGCTGTGAAGCTGCGTGGTGCGGAGGGGACTATTATGCCGCCGCAGCGTTTCTTCTTGTCGCTCGGGTTGTCCGTCTCGCTCGCATTTGCTTTGTGCATGGGGGCGAGCTTTGTCTTCTATGTGCCCGCTTTGACGCTTTATGGGGTTCTTGCTTTTGCGATATTGTTGAAGAGCAGTTTCAATCGTCGCCTGACACTGCCGGAGCACTGGCTTCATCGCATTTGTTATCTTCTGTTGGCGACTTGTGCGGGGGGGCTTTTTACATATTGGGCGCGACTAAACTTGAGTCGCAGGCTTTGGAATTGCGTGCGCGTCAGCAGTTGGAGCATGTTGTGGATATGCGGGTGCATGTGTCGGGGAATACTATTTTGCTAG
- a CDS encoding exosortase-associated EpsI family protein has product MKKILLFIAATLLISSLGLRAYFAFVPPPAATLEEPLAIIVPEVLNGWQIKDLDMAESPESSARISEFLNFDDALFRVFQKGETFVGLYIAYWTPGKASYRWAGAHTPDTCWVLNGWTREDRKYSIPFVYNKIRLEPAEFGVYSKDGSSQNVYFWHLVGGEPFGYDQKGTPNILGALLDVKEYGLNLREEQFFIRLSSNRTLDELKKIGGFEAIIKSLVKIGLEEEVYSSSPEVALR; this is encoded by the coding sequence ATGAAAAAAATACTTCTCTTCATCGCCGCGACCCTACTCATTAGCAGCTTAGGCCTGCGCGCCTATTTCGCTTTTGTGCCCCCGCCCGCAGCGACCCTCGAAGAACCGCTGGCAATTATCGTCCCCGAAGTACTTAATGGCTGGCAGATTAAAGACTTGGACATGGCCGAATCGCCCGAATCCAGCGCCCGTATCAGCGAATTTCTCAACTTTGACGATGCGCTCTTCCGCGTATTCCAGAAAGGAGAGACCTTTGTCGGCCTATACATCGCCTACTGGACCCCAGGAAAAGCCTCCTACCGCTGGGCAGGAGCCCACACTCCCGACACCTGCTGGGTGCTAAATGGTTGGACACGAGAAGACCGCAAATACTCGATCCCCTTTGTTTACAACAAAATCCGCCTGGAACCCGCAGAATTTGGCGTATACTCCAAAGATGGCTCCTCACAAAATGTATATTTTTGGCACTTAGTGGGCGGTGAACCATTCGGTTACGACCAAAAAGGAACCCCCAATATTCTAGGCGCTCTGCTAGATGTAAAAGAATACGGACTGAATCTACGTGAGGAACAGTTCTTCATTCGCCTATCTAGCAACAGAACACTCGATGAGCTAAAAAAAATAGGAGGTTTTGAAGCAATCATTAAAAGCCTAGTAAAAATCGGACTAGAAGAAGAAGTATACTCCTCCTCTCCCGAAGTCGCCCTTCGCTAA
- a CDS encoding acetyltransferase: MMKDLYIVGAGGFGREVFQWLDDEKEILKRYRLRGFIDDAEGALDKTDIDCRIVAGFKALPDFSNAVFVCGIGDVELKRRLCEPMVANGAEFVTLIHPTALVGHNVRIGRGVVLCPRVTLTCDIEVGNMAMINCHSSAGHDVVIEEWVTVSGHCDLTGGVRVGQGAFLGSGVRVVPSKHVGAYARVGAGSVVIRHVPEGGRVFGNPARAF, translated from the coding sequence ATGATGAAAGATTTATATATAGTCGGTGCTGGTGGTTTTGGTCGGGAAGTTTTTCAGTGGTTGGATGATGAGAAAGAGATATTAAAGCGTTATCGGCTTCGAGGATTTATAGACGATGCCGAGGGTGCGTTGGATAAGACTGATATCGATTGTAGAATCGTTGCTGGATTTAAGGCTTTACCGGATTTTTCGAATGCGGTTTTTGTTTGCGGTATTGGCGATGTTGAGTTGAAGCGTCGGCTCTGTGAACCTATGGTAGCCAATGGTGCTGAGTTTGTTACTCTAATTCATCCCACTGCGTTAGTTGGGCATAATGTCAGGATCGGCAGAGGAGTGGTGCTTTGCCCACGGGTGACACTCACGTGTGATATTGAGGTTGGAAATATGGCGATGATCAACTGTCATTCTTCTGCCGGACACGATGTTGTTATCGAAGAGTGGGTCACCGTTAGCGGGCATTGCGATCTGACGGGGGGAGTTCGGGTCGGTCAGGGGGCATTTCTTGGTTCGGGAGTTCGGGTTGTTCCCAGTAAGCATGTTGGAGCTTATGCCCGTGTGGGGGCAGGCTCTGTAGTGATTCGACACGTGCCTGAAGGTGGCCGTGTCTTTGGCAATCCAGCCCGCGCTTTTTAG
- a CDS encoding acyl carrier protein — MKIEEFVNAFAGAFDDVDVREVSADTVFKELPAWDSLAVLTVTDAIEADFSVLLTRVDYANAQTVRDLYEIVESKLTSGS, encoded by the coding sequence ATGAAAATAGAAGAATTCGTGAATGCCTTTGCGGGGGCCTTTGATGATGTTGATGTTCGAGAAGTTTCTGCGGACACTGTTTTTAAGGAGCTTCCAGCCTGGGATTCGTTGGCTGTCTTGACAGTCACTGATGCGATTGAGGCTGATTTTTCGGTACTGCTCACCCGTGTGGATTATGCAAACGCTCAAACCGTTCGTGATTTGTACGAAATAGTGGAGTCGAAACTCACTAGCGGTAGTTAA
- a CDS encoding 3-oxoacyl-[acyl-carrier-protein] synthase III C-terminal domain-containing protein, with protein MSKCRFNDVKISGIVTCVPTEEKSIDDELELFGGNVKQLERLKKTIGLSKRRVVDENTTAADLCEQAARHLLAAGAVEREQIDTLICVTQTSDYSQPCNAAVLQGRLGLSKECASFDVGLGCSGYVYGLWLAHSLVASGASEHVLLLAGDTISRLVNAKDRAVAPLFGDGGSATLIERGAGVGTAYFSLQTDGAGYDKLIVPAGGARQPRSAETAVVAEDEAGNFRSLENIYMDGAEIFNFSITEEPKSVQGLLEYAGSDADAVDYFVFHQANRYILGNIAKRLKLDPAKVPMQTVEHYGNQSSASIPSAICGELANGVCGRRVEENAAFRFWSGALLGQCTA; from the coding sequence ATGTCTAAGTGCCGCTTTAATGATGTGAAGATTTCAGGGATTGTTACCTGTGTGCCGACCGAGGAAAAATCGATTGATGATGAGCTGGAGCTATTCGGCGGAAATGTCAAACAGCTGGAGCGTTTAAAGAAAACGATTGGCCTGTCTAAGCGTCGAGTGGTCGACGAGAATACGACTGCCGCGGATCTCTGTGAGCAGGCTGCGCGTCATTTGCTGGCGGCAGGCGCTGTTGAGCGGGAGCAAATTGACACTTTAATATGCGTGACGCAGACGTCCGATTACTCGCAACCCTGTAATGCGGCGGTTTTGCAGGGGCGGCTTGGGCTTTCGAAGGAATGTGCGTCGTTTGATGTGGGGCTTGGCTGCTCGGGTTACGTGTATGGGCTTTGGTTGGCGCACTCTTTGGTGGCGAGTGGTGCCAGTGAGCATGTTTTATTGCTGGCGGGCGATACGATTAGCCGTTTGGTAAATGCAAAAGACCGTGCTGTGGCACCTTTGTTTGGTGATGGCGGCAGCGCTACCTTGATTGAGCGTGGGGCTGGTGTGGGCACGGCGTATTTTAGTCTGCAAACGGATGGCGCGGGCTACGATAAATTAATTGTGCCAGCTGGGGGCGCACGTCAGCCCCGTTCGGCGGAAACGGCCGTGGTTGCCGAGGATGAGGCGGGGAATTTTCGTTCGCTGGAAAATATTTACATGGATGGTGCGGAGATTTTCAATTTTTCGATTACTGAAGAGCCGAAGTCGGTTCAGGGCCTGCTCGAATATGCGGGCTCCGATGCAGATGCGGTTGATTATTTTGTCTTTCATCAGGCCAATCGCTATATTCTCGGTAATATTGCGAAGCGTCTCAAGCTGGACCCTGCTAAAGTGCCGATGCAGACGGTTGAGCACTATGGCAACCAGAGCTCCGCCTCAATTCCTTCAGCGATTTGTGGTGAATTGGCGAACGGTGTTTGCGGGCGGAGAGTCGAAGAAAATGCTGCTTTCAGGTTTTGGAGTGGGGCTCTCTTGGGCCAGTGCACTGCTTGA
- the accB gene encoding acetyl-CoA carboxylase biotin carboxyl carrier protein has translation MDIKLIKQVVDLMKRSDISEFEFEEDGFKLRLSSKGADAPQIIHAAAPVAAAAPAPATAAPAAAAAAPAAEEKGISIIKSPMVGTFYRAASPESPAFANVGTKVGNDSIVCIIEAMKVMNEIQAEMSGVVTEVLVENGEAVEYGQPLFKIKTA, from the coding sequence TTGGACATCAAACTCATCAAACAAGTCGTCGACCTCATGAAACGCTCGGACATTTCCGAATTCGAATTCGAGGAGGATGGCTTCAAGCTACGCCTTAGCAGCAAAGGTGCCGACGCCCCACAAATCATTCATGCCGCCGCCCCCGTAGCGGCAGCGGCACCAGCACCTGCTACAGCCGCACCTGCCGCTGCCGCAGCCGCACCTGCTGCCGAAGAAAAGGGTATTTCCATCATCAAATCGCCCATGGTAGGCACATTCTACCGCGCAGCTTCGCCCGAAAGCCCCGCATTTGCCAATGTCGGCACCAAAGTCGGTAACGACAGCATTGTTTGCATCATCGAAGCCATGAAGGTCATGAACGAAATCCAAGCGGAAATGAGCGGTGTCGTGACCGAAGTACTCGTCGAAAACGGTGAAGCAGTCGAATACGGCCAGCCTCTGTTTAAAATTAAAACCGCCTAA
- the accC gene encoding acetyl-CoA carboxylase biotin carboxylase subunit, with translation MIKKVLIANRGEIALRIVRACNELGIKTLAVYSEADEQSLHVQLADEAICIGPAASNLSYLKADRIIAAAEIADVDAIHPGYGFLAENADFAEQCAQCNIKFIGPGKEAIVNFGDKAKAREMAIKAKVPVIPGSDGTVDNEKEALAVAKKIGYPVIIKAVAGGGGKGMRTAHNAVAFVKEYNNARNEAEKAFGNGAVYLERFLEAPRHIEIQLLGDQYGNVIHLGERDCSVQRRHQKVIEEAPSPFISDDIRKKMGRDAVKLAKSVNYEGAGTVEFLVDGKGDYFFIEMNTRIQVEHGVTEEVTGVDLVKEQLLIASGQKLSYDQKDIKITKHCIECRVCAEDPARNFAPCPGEISLYYSPGGHGVRIDSHCYSGYTIPPYYDSMIAKVMTFGRTRELALDRMDRALGEYLIRGIKTNIPFSRAIIRDPHFRAGKATTKYIEEFLERVPKDIYT, from the coding sequence ATGATTAAAAAGGTACTCATCGCAAACCGCGGCGAAATTGCGCTTCGCATCGTCCGCGCCTGTAACGAACTGGGGATCAAGACGCTCGCCGTCTATTCCGAGGCCGACGAACAGTCGCTGCACGTGCAACTCGCCGACGAGGCGATTTGCATCGGCCCCGCCGCCAGTAATCTTAGCTACTTGAAGGCAGACCGCATCATCGCAGCCGCCGAAATCGCCGATGTCGACGCCATCCACCCAGGCTACGGCTTTCTGGCAGAAAATGCCGACTTTGCGGAACAATGCGCGCAGTGTAACATCAAGTTCATTGGCCCGGGCAAGGAAGCAATCGTCAACTTCGGCGACAAAGCCAAGGCACGGGAAATGGCCATCAAAGCCAAAGTTCCAGTGATTCCCGGCAGTGATGGCACCGTCGACAACGAAAAGGAAGCCCTGGCAGTCGCCAAAAAAATCGGCTACCCGGTCATCATCAAGGCTGTGGCCGGTGGTGGCGGCAAAGGCATGCGCACCGCTCACAATGCGGTCGCGTTCGTAAAGGAATATAACAACGCCCGCAACGAAGCCGAAAAAGCCTTTGGCAATGGTGCCGTCTATTTGGAACGTTTCCTGGAAGCCCCTCGCCACATCGAGATCCAGCTACTGGGCGACCAATACGGCAACGTCATCCACCTCGGCGAGCGTGATTGCTCGGTGCAACGTCGTCACCAAAAAGTGATCGAAGAAGCGCCCTCCCCTTTCATCTCCGACGACATTCGCAAGAAAATGGGCCGCGACGCCGTCAAATTAGCGAAGTCCGTCAACTACGAAGGTGCCGGCACTGTCGAGTTCCTCGTCGATGGCAAGGGCGACTACTTCTTTATCGAGATGAACACCCGCATCCAAGTCGAACACGGCGTGACCGAAGAAGTCACCGGAGTGGACTTGGTCAAGGAACAGCTACTGATCGCGAGCGGACAAAAGCTCAGCTACGATCAAAAGGACATCAAGATCACTAAGCACTGTATCGAGTGCCGCGTTTGTGCGGAAGACCCTGCACGTAATTTCGCCCCCTGCCCGGGTGAGATTTCCCTCTATTACTCACCTGGTGGCCATGGTGTGCGTATCGACTCACACTGCTACAGTGGCTACACAATCCCTCCTTACTACGACAGCATGATCGCCAAAGTGATGACCTTCGGGCGCACACGCGAACTCGCGCTCGACCGTATGGACCGTGCCCTCGGTGAGTATTTGATTCGTGGTATCAAAACCAACATCCCCTTCTCGCGCGCCATCATCCGTGATCCGCACTTCAGAGCAGGCAAGGCCACCACGAAATACATTGAAGAATTCTTGGAACGTGTGCCGAAGGATATTTACACCTAA
- a CDS encoding Asp23/Gls24 family envelope stress response protein codes for MSKEPDNINESVIPTVSEDSNTLGDIRINHSVVASIVRLAALEVSGVAAVGGGFVDGIAEIFSKKGDERGVRVEEDEVGDYRIEIRVILRFGVELAAVATEMQQRIAEQVEKMTSKSVARVNVIIDGVRTDDEKVEKEDWADQPHTD; via the coding sequence ATGAGCAAGGAACCGGACAATATTAACGAATCAGTCATCCCCACTGTCTCCGAGGATTCAAACACTCTCGGTGACATTCGCATCAACCACAGTGTGGTCGCCAGCATTGTTCGCCTCGCCGCACTGGAAGTGAGTGGCGTAGCCGCCGTCGGCGGCGGCTTTGTCGATGGCATCGCCGAGATCTTCTCCAAAAAAGGAGACGAGCGCGGCGTCCGCGTCGAAGAGGACGAAGTGGGCGATTATCGTATCGAAATCCGCGTCATCCTTCGCTTCGGTGTCGAACTCGCTGCCGTGGCCACAGAGATGCAACAACGTATCGCCGAGCAAGTCGAAAAAATGACTAGCAAAAGTGTGGCACGCGTCAATGTAATCATCGACGGTGTGCGCACCGACGATGAGAAAGTAGAGAAAGAAGATTGGGCCGACCAGCCGCATACCGACTAA
- the amaP gene encoding alkaline shock response membrane anchor protein AmaP, whose product MTFHDAYEAIQQLPQPEFLYMCGAVLALLFLLMLLVRRQPKNVVAYTTDSGRVMVSRHAIVELVQTSCEQIQDVSKPQVKITVKGRTTHFEIRIKLLSGGRLRQIEQTLQSHLRQALTENLGIENLGRINIVATGFKSGRIESKLPAKTQAPAIETSEAYNEGEALELESDEASKKQ is encoded by the coding sequence ATGACCTTCCACGACGCCTACGAAGCCATCCAGCAACTGCCCCAGCCCGAGTTCCTCTATATGTGTGGAGCCGTGCTGGCGCTGTTGTTTCTGCTGATGTTGCTCGTACGGCGACAGCCCAAGAATGTCGTCGCTTACACAACCGACAGCGGACGCGTCATGGTCAGCCGACACGCGATCGTCGAGCTAGTGCAAACCTCGTGTGAGCAGATTCAAGACGTCTCCAAACCACAGGTAAAGATTACGGTTAAAGGCCGCACCACTCATTTTGAGATCCGCATCAAGCTACTCAGCGGCGGGCGCCTGCGTCAAATTGAGCAGACCTTACAGTCTCACTTGAGGCAGGCCTTAACTGAAAATCTAGGCATCGAAAACCTCGGCCGTATCAACATCGTTGCCACCGGCTTCAAGAGCGGTCGCATCGAATCCAAACTACCAGCAAAGACACAGGCCCCCGCAATCGAAACCAGCGAAGCTTACAACGAGGGCGAGGCGCTCGAACTCGAAAGCGACGAGGCTAGCAAAAAACAATAA